The Bacteroides sp. AN502(2024) DNA segment ACAATTAAGTCCTGATACCCGCGCCGGAAATTGGGATGCTTGCGCGGGATACCATTATGAGGATACAACCCTCAAAGGGTTTTCGCATACACATCTGAGCGGAACGGGATGTATCGATCTGGGCGACATCTTATTCCGTCCCACCACTCAAAGACCTGACTTAACTGCGGAAGGGAGCATTTGCCGACCGGCGGCTTTCTCCCACAAAGACGAAAAGGCTTCACCCGGATATTACTCGGTGTTGCTGAAAGATGAAGGGATAAAGGCAGAGTTGACAGCGACCGCTCATGTCGGTATGCACCGATATACTTTTCCATCCGGAAAACCAGCCTCGGTTGTCATTGATTTGGCTCACCTGCTTGATAATGAAACCATTTATGAAGCTTGTTTAGAACAGACATCTTCCAATGAGATTGCGGGAATGAGGAAAACCGGAGGCTGGACGGATAACCAATATGTTTATTTTGTCGCCCGGTTCTCGAAACCTTTTCAATCCGTCGGTTTTGTGAAAGATGGAAAGATGATTTCTGCCGAGTCTGAATTGACCGGCACGGACTTGCAGGCAGTTCTTACGTTTGACGACAAAGACCGTGAACCCGTTGTCGCTAAAGTCGGACTATCCATCGTCAGCACGGATAATGCCCGTGAGAATCTCGAGGCTGAAGTGAAAGATTACGATTTTGACAACGTGTGCGCTGCCGCCCGCGGCGCTTGGCGACAGGCTCTTTCAGCGATTACCGTGGAGGGTGGAAGTACGGAAGAGTTGAAGAACTTCTATACCGCTATGTATCATGCGATGGTCGTGCCGAATATTGTGAACGATGCCAATGGTGAATATCGCCGGCACAATATGGAGGTGAGGCGGTTGGCGAAAGGCGAAGTGCAATACTCCACTTTCTCTCTATGGGATACTTTTCGTGCGTGGAATCCCCTGATGACACTGCTCGATACTGCACTGGTCAATAATATGATCCGTTCATTTCTCGATATTTACGATGCTTCGGGCGAGCTGCCTGTCTGGCCGCTTTCTGCCGGAGAGACAGGTACCATGATCGGATACCATTCGGCTTCTGTTATCGCAGATGCCTACTTGAAGGGAATCAGAGGCTTTGATGCTGAAAAAGCCTTGCAGGCCATGATGGTTTCATCCGGGAAAAACAAAAAAGGAGCGGATTACTACATCCAACACGGTTTTATCCCATCCAACATCAAGAAAGAATCCATTTCCTGTCTGCTGGAGTTTGCATACGACGACTGGTGCATCGCACGTATGGCACAGGCAATGGGTAAAGAGGATGTTTACCGTACCTATATAGAGCGTTCTCAAAACTATATCAACGGTTTTGATGGAGCCACTCGTTTTTTCCGCCCCAAGCGGATGGACGGGAATTGGGAGATGCCATTTAATCCCTTGGAGGTGGGGCGTGCTTATACGGAAGCCACTGCTTGGCAATACCGTTTCTTTGTCCCGCACGATGTAAACGGGATGATGCAATTGTTTGGCGGCAAGAAACAATTTATTGCCGCACTCGATTCCATTTTTACCATGGAGGCGGGAGTAGAGGGTGATCTGGCGGATATTACCGGTCTGATCGGACAGTATGTACATGGTAATGAGCCGAGCCACCACATCGCTTATCTGTACAACTACGTGGGGCAACCGTGGAAAACACAGGAGATGACGCGCCGATTGCTCCATGAAATGTACAAGCCTACACCCGAAGGAATCATC contains these protein-coding regions:
- a CDS encoding GH92 family glycosyl hydrolase, with the translated sequence MKPRFAIYTFILFLVSACTFTEQSPVDYVDPFIGTGFHGHTYPGATVPFGGVQLSPDTRAGNWDACAGYHYEDTTLKGFSHTHLSGTGCIDLGDILFRPTTQRPDLTAEGSICRPAAFSHKDEKASPGYYSVLLKDEGIKAELTATAHVGMHRYTFPSGKPASVVIDLAHLLDNETIYEACLEQTSSNEIAGMRKTGGWTDNQYVYFVARFSKPFQSVGFVKDGKMISAESELTGTDLQAVLTFDDKDREPVVAKVGLSIVSTDNARENLEAEVKDYDFDNVCAAARGAWRQALSAITVEGGSTEELKNFYTAMYHAMVVPNIVNDANGEYRRHNMEVRRLAKGEVQYSTFSLWDTFRAWNPLMTLLDTALVNNMIRSFLDIYDASGELPVWPLSAGETGTMIGYHSASVIADAYLKGIRGFDAEKALQAMMVSSGKNKKGADYYIQHGFIPSNIKKESISCLLEFAYDDWCIARMAQAMGKEDVYRTYIERSQNYINGFDGATRFFRPKRMDGNWEMPFNPLEVGRAYTEATAWQYRFFVPHDVNGMMQLFGGKKQFIAALDSIFTMEAGVEGDLADITGLIGQYVHGNEPSHHIAYLYNYVGQPWKTQEMTRRLLHEMYKPTPEGIIGNEDCGQMSAWYILSALGCYSVCPGSNEFVLTTPLFGKATVKLANGKTLTILANHPKKNNYISKVELNGKPIDTNFVTYEELMAGGELRFTLTDSPDRNRGVSPSSAPYSYTREKVVSIPYVDKDLNLFMDRVTVALSTATEGAEIRYTLDGSEPTISSPLYTGPFEVDHTVTVKALGFKEGFRPSRILSIEATKAELKACLSVNPTRHGTVYQYYEGIYQRVADMESKPLKETGILPEPSIAGAKRADHFGYIFSGLILVPEDGVYTFQTRSDDGSVLYIDNQRVADNDGSHAAIPATGRIALRKGFHAYKLYYFEDYEGEHLSWAWQLPSANEFTPIPASALYLK